Proteins encoded within one genomic window of Mycolicibacterium aubagnense:
- a CDS encoding chitin-binding protein: MSIKKLVIATALTGGVSAAIAGFGVNIAQAQPGFCPPGQTCNGPGGPGPGGPHNGPNGGQPPGGPGDHGNWNPPGGPPPGGPGDHGNWNPPGGPPPGGPGDHGNWNPPGGPPPGGPGDHDDWHPGQGNWHPRPGDPGPGDWHWRGAPPPWGDGPGPWGWGPPPRPDIDWVAPPPWAPPPPPFDYWGQTVFPVFDPGFNAWGFWFFGIWIPL; this comes from the coding sequence ATGAGCATCAAGAAACTAGTCATAGCGACCGCACTCACCGGCGGGGTGAGCGCGGCGATTGCGGGATTTGGCGTCAATATCGCACAGGCACAGCCGGGGTTCTGCCCACCTGGGCAGACGTGTAACGGTCCAGGTGGGCCGGGGCCGGGTGGGCCACACAATGGGCCGAATGGTGGCCAGCCCCCGGGTGGACCGGGAGATCATGGCAACTGGAACCCGCCGGGTGGACCGCCGCCGGGTGGGCCCGGGGATCACGGCAATTGGAACCCGCCGGGTGGTCCGCCGCCGGGTGGGCCCGGGGATCACGGCAATTGGAACCCGCCGGGTGGTCCGCCGCCGGGCGGACCCGGCGACCATGACGATTGGCACCCCGGCCAGGGCAACTGGCACCCCAGACCGGGCGACCCGGGCCCTGGTGACTGGCACTGGCGCGGCGCTCCGCCGCCGTGGGGCGACGGCCCAGGGCCGTGGGGCTGGGGACCCCCGCCGAGGCCAGACATCGATTGGGTCGCGCCGCCGCCGTGGGCGCCTCCGCCTCCGCCGTTCGACTACTGGGGCCAGACCGTGTTCCCGGTGTTCGATCCGGGATTCAATGCGTGGGGCTTCTGGTTCTTCGGTATCTGGATTCCGCTGTAA
- a CDS encoding DUF427 domain-containing protein, translating into MSERPVLQPGPAHPITITPTRGRVTVTVNGSVVAESTEALTLQESNYPAVQYLPISDVDQSRLTRSVTASYCPYKGDAAYYHVGDVEDVIWTYEQPYPAVADIAGRVAFYPDKAEIVVQPA; encoded by the coding sequence ATGAGCGAACGTCCTGTGCTGCAACCCGGTCCTGCACATCCCATCACGATTACGCCCACGCGCGGGCGCGTCACCGTCACGGTCAATGGCAGCGTGGTTGCCGAATCGACCGAAGCACTCACATTGCAAGAGTCGAATTACCCTGCGGTGCAATATCTTCCGATTTCCGACGTCGACCAGTCGCGGCTCACCCGGAGCGTGACCGCGAGCTACTGTCCGTACAAGGGTGACGCGGCGTACTACCACGTCGGCGATGTCGAAGACGTCATCTGGACTTACGAACAGCCGTACCCGGCGGTGGCGGACATCGCGGGCCGGGTCGCGTTCTATCCCGACAAGGCCGAGATCGTGGTGCAGCCCGCCTAA